In Methylobacterium sp. WL1, the sequence CCTCAAACCCGAAGCCACGCGTTGTAGGAAGGGCCGGCTCACCAAGCCGTCAAGCTGTGGTTGATCGATCCGATTTGGGAGGGTCGTTGCCGTGGGATATGACGCAGCCGTGTCGCGGAACGAGACCATGTCCTGCCCGTCCGGCTTCGAACGCCATCATCCCCAGCGCCTCGCGGCTCTGCGCGGCTATGCCATCCTCGACACCGCGCCCGAGCCCGCCTTCGACGAGATCGCGCAGATCGCGGCTGCGTCCTGCGGCACCACGATGGCGCGGATCACCTTCGCGGATGCCGACCGGCACTGGACCAAGGCCGCGTTCGGCCACGACGCGCCGGACCGGCCCCTCGAGACCGGCCTCGGCCTCGAGACCCTGAGCCGGGACGGCGCGCTGGTGCTGACGGATTGCGGGCCGATCGCAGGCGAACCGGGCCTGCGCTTCTACGCCGGCGTCCGGCTCGTGACCCCGGACGGCTGGCCGATCGGCACGCTCAGCGTCCTCGACCGCGAACCGCGCAGCCTGACCGGGCCGCAGGTCTTCGTCCTCGAGGCCCTCGCCCGGACCCTCATGGACCTGCTGGAGGCCCGGGCCGCCGCGATGGCCCGGCACCGGGACGAGGCGCTGCTGCAGTCCCGCGCCGAGCGCCTGGAGGCGCAGGTCGCCGCCCAGACCCGGGACCGCGACCGGGTCTGGACCCTGTCGCCGGTCCTGAAGATCGTCTCGGACAAGGACGGGCAGGTCCAGTCGGTCAATCCGTCCTGGAGCCGGGCGCTCGGCTGGTCCGAGGACGAGACGCTGGGCCGGACCGCCCTGGATTTCATCGCCCTCACGGACCGCGAGGCGGCGCGCGAGGCGCTGAAGCCCCTCTGCGAGGACCAGCGGGTGGAGGATGTGGAACTGGCCTGCACGACCCGCGACGGCGACCGGCGGCGGGTGCTCTGGACCGTCGTCCCGGAGGACGGGCTGTTCTACGGCTTCGGGCGCGACATCACGGAGCAGCGCCAGGCCGAGGAAGCCTTGCGGCAATCGCAGAAGCTGGAGGCGATCGGCCAGCTTACCGGCGGCGTCGCCCACGACTTCAACAACCTGCTGACCATCATCCGCTCGTCGGTCGAGTTCCTGCGCCGGCCGGAACTCGCCGAGGAGCGCAGGCGCCGCTACCTCGACGCGGTCTCGGACACGGTCGACCGGGCGGCCAAGCTCACCGGGCAGCTCCTGGCCTTCGCCCGGCGCCAGGCGCTCAAGCCCCAGGTGTTCGACATCTGCGCCCGGCTGCGCAGCATCTCCGACATGCTCGATTCGGTCACGGGCGCGCGCATCCGCGTGGAGACCGAGCTGCCGGGCACGCCCTGCTTCGTGCGGGCGGACGAGAGCCAGTTCGAGACCGCGCTGATCAACATGGCGGTGAATGCCCGCGACGCGATGGACGGGGAAGGCAGCCTGACCCTGCACCTCGAGAGCGGCCGCCCGATGCCGCCGATCCGCGGCCATGCCGGCGCCCGGGGACCGTTCGTGGCCGTGATGGTGGTCGATACCGGAACCGGCATTCCGGCACCGGATCTCGGCCGGATCTTCGAGCCGTTCTTCACCACCAAGGAGATCGGCAAGGGGACCGGGCTGGGGCTCAGCCAGGTCATCGGATTCGCCAAGCAGTCGGGCGGCGATATCGACGTGGCGAGCCTGCCCGGGAGCGGCACGCGCTTCACCCTGTACCTGCCGCAGGTCGACGCCCCCGTGGAGGTGGCCGATCCGGGCCGCGACGACCGCCGCGAGCCGGAGCCGCAGCGGAGCCTGTGCATCCTCGTCGTGGAGGACAATCTCGGGGTCGGGCGCTTCTGCACCCAGATCCTGGAGGATCTCGGCCACGCGCCGATCTGGGCGAAATCCGCCGAGGAGGCCCTCGCCGAGC encodes:
- a CDS encoding ATP-binding protein: MSCPSGFERHHPQRLAALRGYAILDTAPEPAFDEIAQIAAASCGTTMARITFADADRHWTKAAFGHDAPDRPLETGLGLETLSRDGALVLTDCGPIAGEPGLRFYAGVRLVTPDGWPIGTLSVLDREPRSLTGPQVFVLEALARTLMDLLEARAAAMARHRDEALLQSRAERLEAQVAAQTRDRDRVWTLSPVLKIVSDKDGQVQSVNPSWSRALGWSEDETLGRTALDFIALTDREAAREALKPLCEDQRVEDVELACTTRDGDRRRVLWTVVPEDGLFYGFGRDITEQRQAEEALRQSQKLEAIGQLTGGVAHDFNNLLTIIRSSVEFLRRPELAEERRRRYLDAVSDTVDRAAKLTGQLLAFARRQALKPQVFDICARLRSISDMLDSVTGARIRVETELPGTPCFVRADESQFETALINMAVNARDAMDGEGSLTLHLESGRPMPPIRGHAGARGPFVAVMVVDTGTGIPAPDLGRIFEPFFTTKEIGKGTGLGLSQVIGFAKQSGGDIDVASLPGSGTRFTLYLPQVDAPVEVADPGRDDRREPEPQRSLCILVVEDNLGVGRFCTQILEDLGHAPIWAKSAEEALAELQRTPDRFDAVFSDVVMPGMGGVALARALQVTRPELPVVLTSGYSHVLATDDAHGFTLVRKPYSAEQLAKVLHEATQRRDGRGTRSPLSG